Proteins found in one Bacillota bacterium genomic segment:
- a CDS encoding DUF4115 domain-containing protein: MESVGTILRQRREELGLSLEEVQARTKIRSRYLDALERGDYGLLPGEVYVRGFLRAYGEAMGLDPQMLLERYQREVGSTSEEAPAPPASGQAGAGAGGGTVVEGEPEAGPAPPPQAGGVLPPRARSAASRPGRSGAPARGARGPARGSRAVRPASPAVGLRSPRRFLAVLLGAVLVVGVLAYALWPRSPAASPAAGRKTPPVTQTGQAGQDTSGKGAGGGSGSQAPGGSGATLPAVEKSVSGQTVLYTLKEKGPLRLDAAFTDRVWLEVKTDGKLAFSGIVLQGARRSWSAASEIDIVTARPYAMDLTLNGQALGVPSPSTVRTYLVFVLAGQSGGGSGATGTGGSGAGQGSGSGT; the protein is encoded by the coding sequence ATGGAGAGCGTCGGCACGATCCTGCGCCAGCGGCGTGAGGAGCTGGGTCTCAGCCTGGAGGAAGTCCAAGCCCGGACCAAGATCCGGAGCCGCTACCTCGACGCGCTGGAACGAGGCGACTACGGCCTGCTGCCCGGGGAGGTCTACGTCCGCGGTTTCCTGCGCGCCTACGGCGAGGCGATGGGGCTGGACCCGCAGATGCTGCTCGAACGGTACCAGCGCGAGGTGGGCTCCACCTCGGAGGAAGCCCCCGCGCCGCCGGCCAGCGGCCAGGCCGGTGCCGGGGCCGGTGGCGGGACCGTGGTCGAGGGCGAGCCGGAGGCCGGCCCCGCCCCGCCGCCGCAGGCAGGCGGCGTGCTGCCGCCGCGCGCCCGTTCCGCCGCCAGCCGCCCGGGCCGTTCCGGTGCCCCGGCGCGCGGCGCGCGAGGGCCAGCCCGTGGGTCCAGGGCCGTGAGGCCGGCCTCGCCTGCGGTGGGGCTGCGGAGCCCGCGCCGCTTCCTGGCGGTGCTGCTGGGCGCGGTCCTGGTGGTGGGCGTCCTCGCCTACGCTCTCTGGCCGCGCTCCCCGGCCGCCAGCCCGGCGGCCGGCCGGAAGACACCTCCCGTCACCCAGACCGGCCAGGCGGGCCAGGACACGTCCGGCAAGGGCGCTGGAGGCGGCTCCGGCTCCCAGGCGCCCGGTGGAAGCGGGGCGACCCTCCCCGCGGTGGAGAAGTCCGTCTCGGGCCAGACCGTCCTCTACACCCTCAAGGAGAAGGGGCCGCTCCGCCTGGACGCCGCCTTCACCGACCGGGTCTGGCTGGAGGTGAAGACCGACGGGAAGCTGGCCTTCAGCGGGATCGTCCTGCAGGGCGCCCGGCGCAGCTGGTCGGCGGCCAGCGAGATCGACATCGTCACCGCCCGGCCGTACGCCATGGATCTGACGCTCAACGGCCAGGCGCTGGGCGTCCCCAGCCCCTCCACCGTCCGAACCTACCTGGTCTTCGTCCTCGCCGGCCAGTCCGGGGGCGGGAGCGGCGCGACCGGTACCGGCGGCTCCGGCGCCGGTCAGGGGAGCGGTTCCGGGACCTAG
- a CDS encoding polysaccharide deacetylase family protein, with protein MFVLHLDLGEAVRRRAAVFAALLGFLLVLEGGLRLAAYLPAAGQPAPLERVETRRRELVLTFDVAWGDQVPVQVLDILHDEHVPALFFVSGAWAAEHPELVRRMTADGHEVGSLGYRQINMSQYGREVIREELQRSGSVLRQVTGEPARFFRAPNGDYSPTVVQTAVELGYVPVRWSLDSQDWLGPGPDYIRRRVLRLARPGDIVLMSANDTDSQTPLALRQILLELRGKGFQFVSLGHLLREAGNPAPSPPPR; from the coding sequence GTGTTCGTCCTCCACCTCGACCTCGGCGAAGCCGTCCGCCGCAGGGCCGCCGTCTTCGCGGCGCTCCTGGGCTTCCTCCTGGTCCTGGAGGGGGGGCTGCGACTGGCCGCCTACCTGCCGGCCGCCGGCCAGCCGGCGCCGCTGGAGCGGGTGGAGACCCGGAGGCGGGAGCTGGTGCTCACCTTCGACGTGGCCTGGGGGGACCAGGTGCCCGTGCAGGTCCTGGACATCCTCCATGACGAGCACGTGCCCGCTCTCTTCTTCGTCTCCGGCGCCTGGGCGGCGGAGCACCCGGAGCTGGTCCGCCGCATGACGGCGGACGGGCACGAGGTGGGCAGCCTGGGCTACCGTCAGATCAACATGAGCCAGTACGGGCGCGAGGTGATCCGGGAGGAGCTCCAGCGGAGCGGCTCCGTCCTCCGCCAGGTGACGGGGGAGCCGGCGCGCTTCTTCCGCGCGCCCAACGGGGACTACAGCCCGACGGTAGTCCAGACGGCGGTGGAGCTGGGCTACGTCCCCGTCCGCTGGAGCCTCGACTCGCAGGACTGGCTGGGGCCGGGACCGGACTACATCCGCCGCCGCGTCCTCCGCCTGGCACGACCGGGCGACATCGTCCTCATGAGCGCCAACGACACGGACAGCCAGACGCCCCTGGCGCTCCGCCAGATCCTCCTGGAGCTGCGAGGGAAAGGCTTCCAGTTCGTCTCGCTCGGCCACCTGCTCCGAGAGGCCGGGAACCCGGCTCCCTCTCCTCCCCCGCGCTAG
- the asnS gene encoding asparagine--tRNA ligase — protein sequence MEPVESEGAQRVRIEDLPAHLGEEVRLEGWLHNRRSSGKITFLIVRDGTGFVQAVGSLDALGEEAYRRLDHLVQESPLRLRGRVRQDRRAPTGVEIELEELESFPSGPDYPITPKEHGVDFLLDHRHLWIRTPRQRAILRIRAEVIAASEEFLRGQGFLRVDSPVLTANASEGTTTLFSVDYFGEPAFLSQSGQLYAEASAMALGRVYCFGPTFRAERSKTRRHLIEFWMLEPEAAFVEHEENLRLQEGLVRHVLRRLLERCAPELAEVGRDVRKLEKAEGPFERITYDEGLALLRRQGLELEWGDDFGAPHETALASAFDRPVFVERYPAQAKAFYMQPAADDPRVVLCDDLLAPEGYGEVIGGSQRIHDLELLRRRIRESGLNEADFEWYLDLRRWGSVPHSGFGMGIERMVAWICGLEHVREAIPYPRLLNRLRP from the coding sequence GTGGAACCCGTGGAATCCGAGGGGGCGCAGCGGGTGCGGATCGAGGATCTGCCCGCGCACCTCGGCGAAGAGGTGCGGCTGGAGGGGTGGCTTCACAACCGGCGCTCCAGCGGCAAGATCACCTTCCTGATCGTCCGGGACGGGACCGGCTTCGTCCAGGCGGTGGGCAGCCTGGACGCGCTGGGCGAAGAGGCCTATCGCCGGCTGGACCACCTGGTCCAGGAGAGCCCTCTCCGGCTGCGCGGGCGGGTGCGCCAGGACCGTCGCGCGCCCACGGGGGTGGAGATCGAGCTGGAGGAGCTGGAGAGCTTCCCCAGCGGACCCGACTATCCCATCACCCCCAAGGAGCACGGCGTCGACTTCCTCCTCGACCACCGGCACCTCTGGATCCGGACGCCGCGCCAGCGCGCCATCCTCCGCATTCGCGCGGAGGTGATCGCGGCCAGCGAGGAGTTCCTCCGGGGACAGGGCTTCCTGCGGGTCGACTCGCCCGTTCTGACGGCCAACGCCAGCGAGGGGACGACCACGCTCTTCTCGGTCGACTACTTCGGCGAACCCGCCTTCCTCTCGCAGAGCGGGCAGCTCTATGCCGAGGCCAGCGCCATGGCGCTGGGCCGCGTCTACTGCTTCGGGCCCACCTTCCGGGCCGAGCGCTCCAAGACCCGGCGCCACCTGATCGAGTTCTGGATGCTGGAGCCGGAGGCGGCCTTCGTCGAGCACGAGGAGAACCTGCGCCTCCAGGAGGGTCTGGTCCGCCACGTCCTGCGGCGTCTCCTGGAACGCTGCGCGCCCGAGCTGGCCGAGGTGGGCCGCGACGTGCGCAAGCTGGAGAAGGCGGAGGGGCCCTTCGAGCGGATCACCTACGACGAGGGGCTGGCCCTGCTGCGCAGGCAGGGCCTGGAGCTGGAGTGGGGGGACGACTTCGGGGCGCCGCACGAGACGGCGCTCGCCTCCGCCTTCGACCGGCCGGTCTTCGTCGAGCGCTATCCCGCCCAGGCCAAGGCCTTCTACATGCAGCCGGCGGCCGACGACCCGCGGGTCGTCCTCTGCGACGACCTGCTGGCACCGGAGGGCTACGGCGAGGTGATCGGAGGGAGCCAGCGCATCCACGACCTGGAACTGCTCCGGCGACGGATCCGGGAGTCCGGGCTGAACGAGGCGGACTTCGAGTGGTACCTCGACCTGCGCCGCTGGGGAAGCGTCCCGCACAGCGGCTTCGGCATGGGAATCGAGCGGATGGTGGCCTGGATCTGCGGCCTGGAGCACGTGCGCGAGGCGATCCCCTACCCGCGGCTGCTCAACCGCCTGCGGCCGTGA
- a CDS encoding ribonuclease H-like domain-containing protein: MPGLSPQGLDAEPRRGLLPSAVPLEGSPRGWGYLDVESTGLSRGAGTLVFLVGLAWWEEDELVVLQHLLPDPAEEAAWLEEVAAEMAGRPWVTFNGDRFDLPLLAGRWLLCHGPGAGPNPFAPAAPGATGAAGTAGWDILPLARAVWGRRLGRASLAVLEEAVLGLRREGDLPGSAAPARYLAYLNGGDAGLLDDVLAHNRSDLVSLAALTARLAELLARRPSQGLPAWAAEGLGRWARKAGDPASVPLLAQAFRGSERPGERLRTGRLLARELERHRRWTEAAAVWEELLTQPSLAPSEAFVALAKLYEHRLKRPERALELVEQALSLEARRRLPGSAQRVQELEHRRQRLRRRLHA, from the coding sequence GTGCCCGGTCTCTCCCCGCAGGGCCTGGACGCCGAACCGCGGCGCGGGCTGCTCCCCTCGGCCGTCCCCCTGGAGGGCTCCCCCCGGGGGTGGGGCTACCTGGACGTGGAGAGCACCGGGCTCTCCCGGGGCGCGGGGACGCTGGTCTTCCTGGTCGGCCTCGCCTGGTGGGAGGAGGACGAGCTGGTGGTCCTCCAGCACCTCCTCCCCGACCCGGCGGAGGAGGCGGCCTGGCTGGAGGAGGTGGCGGCGGAGATGGCCGGCCGCCCCTGGGTCACCTTCAACGGCGACCGCTTCGACCTGCCCCTGCTGGCGGGGCGCTGGCTTCTCTGCCACGGTCCGGGCGCCGGCCCCAACCCCTTCGCCCCCGCTGCGCCGGGTGCGACGGGAGCGGCGGGCACCGCGGGTTGGGACATCCTTCCGCTGGCCCGGGCGGTCTGGGGGCGCCGGCTCGGGCGCGCCTCGCTGGCGGTCCTGGAGGAGGCTGTGCTCGGTCTCCGGCGCGAGGGCGACCTTCCCGGGTCGGCTGCCCCCGCCCGGTACCTGGCCTATCTGAACGGGGGAGACGCGGGGCTTCTGGACGACGTGCTGGCGCACAACCGGAGCGACCTGGTCTCCCTGGCCGCCCTGACCGCTCGCCTGGCGGAGCTGCTCGCCCGGCGCCCGTCGCAGGGGCTGCCCGCCTGGGCGGCGGAGGGGCTGGGCCGCTGGGCCCGGAAGGCCGGCGACCCCGCCTCGGTCCCGTTGCTTGCCCAGGCCTTCCGCGGGTCCGAGCGGCCTGGGGAGCGCCTCCGTACCGGCCGGCTCCTGGCGCGGGAGCTGGAGCGGCACCGGCGCTGGACGGAGGCGGCCGCGGTCTGGGAGGAGCTGCTCACCCAGCCCTCCCTCGCTCCCAGCGAGGCCTTTGTCGCCCTGGCCAAGCTTTACGAGCACCGGCTCAAGAGACCCGAACGGGCCCTGGAGCTGGTGGAGCAGGCGCTTTCGCTGGAGGCCAGGCGCCGCCTGCCGGGCTCGGCACAGCGGGTGCAGGAGCTGGAGCACCGGCGTCAGCGCCTCCGGCGGCGGCTCCATGCCTAG